Proteins co-encoded in one Astyanax mexicanus isolate ESR-SI-001 chromosome 1, AstMex3_surface, whole genome shotgun sequence genomic window:
- the LOC103032515 gene encoding trace amine-associated receptor 4-like, whose protein sequence is MNLTDAAADNVLLCFPHLPDSCPREHRFLVLKVVMYFLTLGTILMTVLGNFLVIITISYFKQLQSPTNLIILSMALVDCMLGCLIMPFSLVRWLERCWFLGEIFCQIHSGLDMTLSIASILHLCLVSVDRYMAICDPLSYKMNVTNFSAAVCIAVIWLFSVTFSFGVVLSKINIVGLEELLMQAACVGSCALIFNRQWGVIVSLVAFFGPGAVMSALYLKIFHVARKQAKIMSERSTVRQTNSETKAHSSEHRERKAAKTLGIVMGIFLLCWLPFFIVTITDPFLNFSTPIDVFDALVWFGYLNSTFNPLIYGFFYPRFQRAFKIIISKVLHLNNANNLLL, encoded by the coding sequence ATGAATCTCACTGATGCTGCTGCAGACAATGTGCTCCTCTGCTTTCCGCACCTGCCTGACTCCTGCCCCAGAGAACATCGTTTTCTTGTGCTCAAAGTAGTCATGTACTTTTTAACGCTTGGTACTATTCTTATGACTGTTTTGGGGAACTTTTTGGTCATCATAACAATTTCTTATTTTAAACAGCTTCAGTCTCCCACCAACCTCATCATCCTCTCCATGGCCTTAGTGGACTGTATGCTGGGCTGTTTGATTATGCCCTTCAGTTTGGTGCGATGGTTGGAACGCTGCTGGTTTTTGGGAGAGATTTTCTGTCAAATACATTCTGGATTAGACATGACCCTCAGTATAGCCTCTATACTGCACTTGTGTTTGGTATCTGTAGACAGATATATGGCCATTTGCGATCCTCTGAGTTACAAAATGAATGTGACAAATTTCAGCGCGGCAGTGTGCATTGCTGTCATATGGCTGTTTTCTGTCACGTTTAGCTTCGGAGTTGTTCTgtctaaaataaacattgtaggTCTGGAGGAGCTTTTAATGCAGGCTGCATGTGTTGGAAGCTGTGCTTTGATTTTTAACAGACAGTGGGGTGTTATAGTGTCACTTGTTGCTTTTTTTGGTCCGGGAGCTGTCATGAGCGCTCTGTACCTCAAGATCTTTCATGTTGCAAGAAAACAGGCTAAAATAATGTCTGAAAGGTCAACTGTGAGACagactaattcagaaactaaggCCCATTCATCAGAACACAGGGAGAGAAAAGCAGCTAAAACTCTTGGAATTGTCATGGGCATTTTTCTACTTTGTTGGCTGCCATTTTTTATTGTTACAATAACTGatccattccttaatttctcaACCCCAATAGATGTTTTTGATGCACTGGTCTGGTTTGGGTACCTTAATTCAACCTTTAACCCCTTGATCTATGGCTTTTTTTATCCCCGCTTTCAGAGAGCATTTAAGATCATCATATCTAAAGTTCTACACCTcaataatgcaaataatttattactttaa
- the LOC103037563 gene encoding trace amine-associated receptor 4-like: MAWMDTLFMNKTDVDNVLLCFPNQLDSCPRLQRFSVLKGAMYGFMLVAILMTVFGNLLVIFSISHFKQLQSPTNFIILSMALVDCLLGCLVMPFSMVRWVEGCWFLGDFFCQIHSSLDMTLSIASILHLCLVSVDRYMAICDPLSYRMKVTNGSVAVWIVVTWLFSCLFSFGIVFSKVNLIGLDEQMLNSCVGNCVLIFNKEWGVIAPLLNFYIPGTIMSCLYLKIFHVARKQAKMISDRTAVGLAGEKNQVSEQRERKAAKTLGIVMGVFLLCWLPFFLTTVIDPFLGFSTPVDVFDALIWFGYFNSMFNPLIYGFFYPRFQKAFRIIILRYVCRFTNSSNLVLQ, encoded by the coding sequence ATGGCTTGGATGGACACCCTGTTCATGAATAAAACTGATGTGGACAATGTGCTACTCTGCTTCCCAAACCAGCTTGACTCCTGCCCCAGACTGCAACGCTTCTCTGTGCTCAAAGGGGCCATGTATGGTTTTATGCTGGTTGCTATCCTCATGACTGTCTTCGGAAACCTGCTTGTCATCTTTTCAATTTCTCACTTCAAGCAGCTGCAGTCTCCAACCAACTTCATCATCCTCTCCATGGCCTTGGTGGACTGTTTGTTGGGTTGCCTGGTCATGCCCTTCAGTATGGTGCGATGGGTGGAAGGCTGCTGGTTCTTAGGGGATTTCTTTTGTCAGATACACTCAAGTTTAGACATGACCCTCAGTATTGCCTCCATTCTGCACCTGTGTCTGGTATCAGTTGACAGATACATGGCCATTTGTGATCCTCTGAGTTACAGAATGAAGGTGACTAACGGCAGTGTTGCCGTGTGGATTGTTGTCACTTGGTTATTTTCATGTTTGTTTAGCTTTGGAATTGTGTTTTCCAAAGTAAACCTCATTGGCCTGGATGAACAAATGCTAAACTCCTGTGTGGGAAACTGTGTTTTGATTTTTAATAAGGAATGGGGTGTTATTGCACCACTTCTGAACTTTTATATTCCAGGAACTATAATGAGCTGCCTTTACCTTAAAATCTTTCATGTTGCAAGAAAACAAGCAAAGATGATATCTGACAGAACTGCGGTGGGGCTGGCTGGTGAGAAAAACCAAGTGTCagaacagagggagagaaaggcagCCAAAACCCTGGGCATCGTTATGGGGGTCTTTCTGCTGTGCTGGCTGCCGTTTTTCCTCACCACTGTAATTGATCCCTTCCTTGGTTTCTCAACTCCTGTTGATGTTTTTGATGCTTTGATTTGGTTTGGGTATTTTAATTCCATGTTTAATCCACTCATCTATGGGTTTTTCTATCCTCGCTTTCAGAAAGCATTTAGAATTATTATATTAAGGTATGTTTGCCGCTTTACGAACTCAAGCAACTTAGTACTTCAGTAA
- the LOC103032818 gene encoding trace amine-associated receptor 4-like, whose product MDSLIMNMTAAENVLLCFPHLPDSCPRAHRFLAFKVIMYFLMMASILMTVFGNLLVIITISYFKQLQSPTNLIILSLALVDCLLGCMVMPFSLVRWLERCWFLGEIFCQIHSGLDMTLSIVSILHLCLVSVDRYMAICKPLSYRMKVTNGSVSVCIAVIWLFSLTYSFGVVLSKVNVIGLENLLVQAPCVGNCALIFNLQSGISLALVGFFVPGAVMTTLYLKIFQVARKQAKIMSERATVRQTNSETAVHSSEHRERKAAKTLGIIMGIFLLCWLPFFLVTLTDPLLGFPTPLDVFDALVWFGYLNSTFNPLIYGFFHPRFQRAFKIIISKVLHLNNANNLLL is encoded by the coding sequence ATGGACTCCCTCATAATGAATATGACTGCTGCAGAAAATGTGCTCCTCTGCTTCCCTCACCTGCCTGACTCCTGCCCCAGAGCACACCGATTCCTTGCGTTCAAAGTGATCATGTACTTTTTAATGATGGCTAGTATTCTAATGACGGTCTTTGGGAACTTGTTGGTCATCATCACAATTTCTTATTTTAAACAGCTTCAGTCTCCAACCAACCTCATCATCCTCTCCCTGGCTTTGGTTGACTGTTTGTTGGGCTGTATGGTTATGCCCTTCAGTTTGGTGCGATGGTTGGAACGCTGCTGGTTTTTGGGAGAGATTTTCTGTCAAATACATTCTGGATTAGACATGACCCTCAGTATTGTCTCTATACTGCACTTGTGTTTGGTATCTGTTGACAGATACATGGCCATTTGTAAACCACTGAGTTACAGAATGAAAGTGACAAATGGCAGTGTGTCAGTGTGCATTGCTGTCATATGGCTGTTTTCACTTACATATAGTTTCGGGGTTGTTCTGTCTAAAGTAAATGTTATAGGTCTGGAGAACCTTTTAGTACAAGCTCCGTGTGTCGGGAACTGTGCTTTGATTTTTAACTTACAGTCAGGAATTTCTCTTGCACTTGTTGGATTTTTTGTTCCGGGAGCTGTCATGACCACTCTGTACCTTAAGATCTTTCAAGTTGCAAGAAAACAGGCTAAAATAATGTCTGAAAGGGCAACTGTGAGACAGACTAATTCTGAAACAGCAGTCCATTCATCAGAACACAGGGAGAGAAAAGCAGCTAAAACTCTTGGAATTATCATGGGCATTTTTCTACTTTGTTGGCTGCCATTTTTCTTAGTTACTCTAACTGATCCACTGCTTGGGTTTCCTACACCATTAGATGTTTTTGATGCTCTGGTCTGGTTTGGGTACCTTAATTCCACGTTTAACCCCTTGATCTATGGCTTTTTTCATCCACGCTTTCAGAGAGCATTTAAGATCATCATATCAAAAGTTCTACACCTcaataatgcaaataatttaTTACTTTAA
- the taar1b gene encoding trace amine-associated receptor 1b, producing the protein MDYLNFSDYSMHDLSDIHFCYSSTNGSCRRIVRPLNVQIFMFLTMAITILVTLTGNLLVIVSIAHFKQLHTPTNHLILSLAMCDFLLGIFVMPLSTVRSVHGCWYLEDLMCKLHTGMDIMLSTASIFHLMCVSTERFCAVCSPLTYRSRVRSATVLCMVSASWVISTVFAYTMVFSELNFKGAEAFYNSNVRCVGGCHVFFSRGSAVVTSMVSFFIPGLIMFGIYSRIYVVARGQARSIDFLTNQLRTASNRPGEFRYRTRKGTMTLAVVVGVFLICWTPFFLCNIIDPFIDFTIPPSLIDALVWFGYLNSALNPFIYAFLYPWFRKALRIIVSGEVFRRNSCRIQLYS; encoded by the coding sequence ATGGATTATCTAAACTTCTCAGACTACAGCATGCATGATCTCTCAGACATACACTTTTGCTACAGCTCCACAAATGGATCTTGTCGGAGAATCGTGAGACCTCTCAACGTCCAGATTTTTATGTTCCTCACAATGGCAATCACCATCCTGGTCACCCTTACAGGGAATCTACTAGTCATAGTTTCCATAGCCCACTTCAAGCAGCTCCACACGCCGACCAACCACCTCATCCTCTCTCTGGCAATGTGTGACTTTCTGCTGGGCATATTCGTCATGCCTCTGAGCACAGTGCGTTCGGTGCATGGCTGCTGGTACCTTGAAGACCTCATGTGCAAGCTGCATACAGGCATGGACATCATGCTTAGCACGGCTTCCATCTTTCACCTCATGTGTGTGTCAACAGAGCGCTTTTGTGCCGTGTGCAGTCCTCTGACGTACCGTTCACGCGTTCGCTCCGCCACCGTCTTGTGCATGGTCTCTGCTAGCTGGGTCATCTCAACTGTGTTTGCCTACACCATGGTCTTTAGCGAACTCAATTTCAAAGGTGCTGAGGCCTTCTACAATTCCAACGTGCGCTGTGTGGGCGGCTGCCACGTGTTCTTTAGCCGCGGTTCGGCCGTGGTCACTTCTATGGTCTCTTTTTTTATCCCGGGTCTGATCATGTTCGGTATTTACTCCAGAATCTACGTTGTCGCCAGAGGGCAAGCAAGGTCCATTGACTTTCTTACCAATCAGCTGAGGACGGCCAGCAACAGGCCAGGAGAGTTCAGGTACCGCACACGGAAGGGCACAATGACTCTTGCAGTTGTGGTTGGAGTTTTCCTTATCTGTTGGACCCCCTTTTTCCTCTGCAATATCATAGACCCTTTTATTGACTTTACCATACCACCATCTTTAATAGATGCCCTGGTTTGGTTTGGATATTTGAACTCTGCTCTAAATCCCTTTATTTATGCGTTTCTGTATCCTTGGTTCAGAAAAGCTTTGAGGATCATTGTAAGTGGGGAGGTTTTTCGAAGAAATAGTTGCAGAATACAGCTGTATTCATAA